Sequence from the Gloeocapsopsis dulcis genome:
GTTAGATACCGTATGCGAACAGGATATTTTACCGATATCAACAGGACAAGTCGCAGCTTTAAAACCTGATAGTATTGCGTTTGGTAACTACCCTAACGATCATCATTATCCTGGCTTTGAGTTTCCGCTTGCACCTAAATCGCTACGTTGGGGCGGACGTTGGACAGGAACACCGTTTACAATTCCTTATGGTTGCTTAGTTCCAGCTACAATCGATGGGTTATTGGTTTGTGAAAAGAATATTTCGGTATCGCATATTGCTAATGGGGCGACTCGGTTGCAACCCATTGTGATGGGAATTGGACAAGCGGCAGGTATGGCGGCTGCTTTGTGTGTGGAGTTGATGTGTCAACCTCGGAATTTACCTGTGAGAACTTTACAGCAAGCATTGCTCGTAGAGAAAGCGGCAATTGTCCCCTTATTTAATCTACCACCGCAGCATCCTGATTGGTTATTGTGGCAAAAATATTACTTAGATAATCCAAAAAAATACCCAGTTGATGGCAACTGTCCTTGTTCTTTATACCCAGATATGCCTTCTGGTATCACCACGTTTTCTGGGATTTTTCATAAAAATGATGTACAAAATTATACTATTATAATTAATTTTCCTACGGAATTTCGCGGAAATTGGATATTGGTAACATTGCGATCGCATATCAACCACCAGCTAGAAACCTATCCTCACGCTGCACCAATAACGGTTTCTGGAAAAATAAACCATGCAGGTAAATGGCTATTACTTGAAACAATTTATACCTGATACCACAGTAGTGCTAGTAAAATAGCAGCGATCGCACCAATTAACGTATTCAAAACATTGACAAGTTCATTTGTTAGCCAATCAAATTTCGTTTGTAATGTTGCTCCAATTACACTTTCTAAATTTGTGGCAATGAATGCAGCAATAATACAAAATAGGATTCCGAGTAAGTCAATTAAACCAACACCCCAACCAATAAAAGCGATCGCACTGGAAGCGACTACCCCAGCTAATGTTCCTTCTAAAGATACTGCACCTTCAGTACCGCGTGGTACAGGTTGAAGATTCGTAATCAAAAATGTCCGTTTACCATAAACTTTGCCAACTTCACTCGCACAGGTATCAGAAAGCTTAGTACTGAAACTCGCAACGTAGCCGAGTAGCAGGAGGGATACGATCAACTGATCTCCTCTTAAAGCAGAGACTATCAGAGTTCCTAACGCACACAATGTTCCAGTTAAAGCCGAACCCCAGACATTTTCTGGTCCTCGCGCACCCGATCGCTTTTCTGCAATTCCTGCGGCTTCTTTTTGTGCTATGCCGAGGCGCGTCACCGCAGAACCAACAAGAAAATAAAACATGACCACAATGTAGCCCTGCAAACCTAAAGTTCCCCAAATGAGTACACCAAGTAACCACGCATGGAACAATCCCGCAGGCGTTAACAGCTTTTTCGGCACAGTCCAAGCAATTGCTAGTAAAACTGTGTTTAAACCCACTGCAATGAGCCAGGGATTAAGCGAATAAGTATATAGCATCTACTTTTGTGAATCTCCAATATGCCAGCCATGAACCAAACTTTGTTTCATCTTGCCTTTCCTATCACCGATATTGTGCAAGCAAAAGCATACTATGTCGATGGCTTAGGGTGTATTCCTGGTCGTGAAAATAAGCACGCTTTGATCCTAAATTTATACGGTCATCAGTTAGTTGCACACTTAACTAAAGAGAAACTAGAACCACAGCGAGGTATTTACCCAAGACATTTTGGTATCATTTTTACATCAGAACACGATTGGAAAGATTTGTTACAACGCGCACAACAAAAAGAATTAGTTTTTCGTGAAGAAGCTAAACACCGTTTTCCCGACTCTCCTTTAGAACATCGCACATTCTTTTTAGAAGATCCGTTTTACAACTTAATGGAATACAAGTATTACCGTTACCCTGAAGCAGTTTTCGGCGGTTCTGATTATGTTTCCATTGGTGATACTCCAGCGTAGTAGAAAGCTGGGGAGCTTAAGAGAGTTATGAGTTATGAGTGTTGAGTGTTGAGTTATTTTCTTCAATTCAAAACTCAAAATTCAAAATTCAAAACTCTTTAGGACTCAAAATTCAAAATTTAAAACTAACCACTAACCACTAACCACTAACTCCTCGCTCCTCGCTCCTATCCCCTTAAACAGCCCTAAACCATCGGTACTACCCAGTATGGGGTCAGCGGCGCGTTCGGGGTGCGGCATCATGCCGATTACGTTACCTGTGACGTTGCAAATACCAGCAATGTTGTTAACTGAGCCATTCGGATTGTCACCGTAGTAGCGAAAGATAACTTGACTGTTATCTTCAAGTTGTTTTATAGTGTCCTCATCAGCATAAAATTGCCCCTCGCCGTGCGCGATAGGTAGAGTAATGATTTCTCCAGGTGTATAGCTTTGCGTCCACGGTAGGTCAGTGCGTTCGACTTTCAAAGGGATGCGATCGCAAATAAAATGCAAATCGCGGTTGCGAATCAGCGCACCAGGTAATAATCCAGCTTCAGTCAATACTTGAAAACCGTTGCAAATCCCCAAAACAAACTTACCTTGCTTGGCGTGTTTGACAACTTGTTGCATCACGGGAGAAAACCGTGCGATCGCACCACAGCGGAGATAATCGCCATAGCTAAAGCCACCAGGAACGATAACTACGTCAAGGTCGCTAATATCCGTTTCTTCGTGCCATACCATCCGCGTTGGTTGCTGCAATAATCGCGTGACATACGCAACATCGCGATCGCAATTTGAGCCTGGAAACACGACAATTCCAAATTTCACGCTGACACTCCATCTCGTTGTTCAATTAAATCAAAGCGATAGTTTTCAATTACTGGGTTAGCTAATAATTGATCGCAAATGAGGTCTAACTGCTGCCGTGCGATATCCTCATCCTGAGCAGTTAAACTCAGTTCAATGTACTTGCCAATTCGTATCTGCTCAACAGTATCGTAACCCATATGCTGCAAACCCGACATGACAGCTGTACCAGCAGGATCAAGAACCGAGGGTCGCAGAGTAACATAGATATGAGCTTGATATTTTCGCATCGCCTTTTTTAATTTATTGATGAAACAGAAGACGATCCTACCCTTTTCCTGATACCTCTGGTGTCAACAGTTAGCTCCTCGCGACTGCACTACCAAGCCGCCAAAACACTGCCTCTATACTTCTAGTAAAGTAGAATTATGACTCGCGTATCGGTTTGAGCTAGCTTATGAACAATTTAGTAGTTTGATTTTTACACATAGGAAAAATGCCATAAGTGTCTATGAAAGCCGAACGCACTCGCAGTCAGGAACGCATTCTGAAATTGCTCAAAAGTCTTAACAAAGCAATTTCTGCTCAAGATATCTATGTAGAGTTACGCAACCGCAACCAAAGTGTAGGACTCGCTACAGTATACCGAGCATTAGAAGCCTTAAAACTTGAAGGTGCAGTTCAAGTGCGGACATTGGCTTCTGGCGAATCACTTTACAGTTCTGTACAGCAAGATAAGCACCATTTAACTTGTTTACAGTGTGGCAGATCAATTGTTATCAATCAATGCCCTGTCCACGAGCTAGAAACTCAGTTGCATCAAGCGCATCGTTTTAAAATTTTCTACCACACTTTAGAATTTTTTGGATTATGTAACCAATGTCAAATGGCTCAAACTGCTAATGTTGGTGCGGAGTAATAAGAGAGTTTTGAGTTAAGAAAATTCTTCATTACTCAAAACTAGCCGCTCTTGCCCTCACCCCTAGTTAGCGCGATCGCTATTTACATGAGGTAAGTTGTGACCATCAGATATAATTGAACGCATTCCTTCGATGGTTGCGGGGATGCTACGTGGGTCCATAAACATTACTTTACTACTATCGCTACTACCAATTTTTGTTCCCATATCGAGATAGTTCTGTGCAATCAAAAATTGCAGTGCTTCACGGGCTTCAGGATTTGTTTGCAGGATTTTTGTGATGATTTGCAATGCTTCTGCAGTTGCTT
This genomic interval carries:
- a CDS encoding TIGR00297 family protein, which codes for MLYTYSLNPWLIAVGLNTVLLAIAWTVPKKLLTPAGLFHAWLLGVLIWGTLGLQGYIVVMFYFLVGSAVTRLGIAQKEAAGIAEKRSGARGPENVWGSALTGTLCALGTLIVSALRGDQLIVSLLLLGYVASFSTKLSDTCASEVGKVYGKRTFLITNLQPVPRGTEGAVSLEGTLAGVVASSAIAFIGWGVGLIDLLGILFCIIAAFIATNLESVIGATLQTKFDWLTNELVNVLNTLIGAIAAILLALLWYQV
- a CDS encoding VOC family protein, with product MNQTLFHLAFPITDIVQAKAYYVDGLGCIPGRENKHALILNLYGHQLVAHLTKEKLEPQRGIYPRHFGIIFTSEHDWKDLLQRAQQKELVFREEAKHRFPDSPLEHRTFFLEDPFYNLMEYKYYRYPEAVFGGSDYVSIGDTPA
- the purQ gene encoding phosphoribosylformylglycinamidine synthase subunit PurQ, whose translation is MKFGIVVFPGSNCDRDVAYVTRLLQQPTRMVWHEETDISDLDVVIVPGGFSYGDYLRCGAIARFSPVMQQVVKHAKQGKFVLGICNGFQVLTEAGLLPGALIRNRDLHFICDRIPLKVERTDLPWTQSYTPGEIITLPIAHGEGQFYADEDTIKQLEDNSQVIFRYYGDNPNGSVNNIAGICNVTGNVIGMMPHPERAADPILGSTDGLGLFKGIGARSEELVVSG
- the purS gene encoding phosphoribosylformylglycinamidine synthase subunit PurS, which codes for MRKYQAHIYVTLRPSVLDPAGTAVMSGLQHMGYDTVEQIRIGKYIELSLTAQDEDIARQQLDLICDQLLANPVIENYRFDLIEQRDGVSA
- a CDS encoding Fur family transcriptional regulator, which produces MKAERTRSQERILKLLKSLNKAISAQDIYVELRNRNQSVGLATVYRALEALKLEGAVQVRTLASGESLYSSVQQDKHHLTCLQCGRSIVINQCPVHELETQLHQAHRFKIFYHTLEFFGLCNQCQMAQTANVGAE